A genomic segment from Geitlerinema sp. PCC 7407 encodes:
- a CDS encoding alpha/beta fold hydrolase — MAMIDIQGVHHAYELTASTTSPSALVFIHGWLLSRNYWSPITERLSPHYQCLVYDLRGFGDSQPGAGPQLDNLALEYSVNAEVPLLGLSGYSPRAYAYELGLLLDKLNIRRAWLVGHSLGGTIALWGAHQLSDRVQGVICLNAGGGIYLKEEFEKFRKAGQQIVKFRPRWFQQLPFMDLMFSRASVAQPISRRWGRQRLVDFLVADTAAALGTLLDSTTEAEVHHLPKIVSQLRQPVHFIAGAEDPIMEPQYVRHLASFHPLFQETGVNVVEIPQCGHMAMIEQPDAVATAIREVVAYHEVEPSMVADAQET, encoded by the coding sequence ATGGCAATGATCGATATCCAGGGAGTCCACCACGCCTACGAACTTACGGCGTCTACCACTTCTCCCTCCGCCCTCGTTTTTATTCACGGTTGGCTCCTGAGCCGAAACTACTGGTCTCCGATTACTGAACGTCTTTCTCCCCACTACCAGTGTTTGGTCTATGACTTGCGGGGATTTGGGGATTCTCAGCCCGGAGCGGGTCCCCAGCTAGATAATCTGGCTTTAGAGTACTCTGTCAACGCTGAGGTGCCGCTGCTTGGCCTCTCAGGCTATTCGCCGCGCGCCTACGCCTACGAGCTGGGATTGCTGCTGGACAAGCTGAATATCCGGCGGGCCTGGCTAGTGGGGCACTCTCTGGGAGGGACGATCGCCCTGTGGGGAGCCCACCAGCTGAGCGATCGCGTTCAGGGGGTGATCTGCCTCAACGCGGGAGGCGGCATTTACCTCAAAGAAGAGTTTGAGAAATTTCGCAAAGCGGGTCAGCAAATCGTCAAGTTCCGCCCCCGCTGGTTTCAGCAACTGCCTTTTATGGACTTGATGTTTAGCCGAGCCAGCGTTGCCCAGCCAATTTCTCGCCGCTGGGGTCGCCAGCGTCTCGTGGACTTTTTGGTGGCCGACACCGCCGCTGCCCTAGGAACGCTTCTAGACTCGACTACTGAGGCCGAGGTGCACCACCTGCCGAAAATTGTCTCGCAGCTGCGACAGCCGGTGCATTTCATTGCTGGCGCAGAAGACCCGATCATGGAGCCGCAGTATGTGCGTCACCTGGCCAGCTTCCATCCCTTGTTCCAAGAAACAGGGGTGAATGTGGTGGAAATCCCGCAGTGTGGCCACATGGCGATGATCGAGCAGCCGGATGCGGTGGCGACGGCGATTCGCGAGGTTGTGGCCTACCACGAGGTCGAGCCTTCGATGGTGGCTGACGCTCAAGAAACGTAA
- the psaJ gene encoding photosystem I reaction center subunit IX: protein MDGLLRYLSSAPVAGTIVVFIAAGILIEFNRFFPDLLFHPMP from the coding sequence ATGGATGGCTTGCTGAGATATCTATCGAGCGCGCCGGTTGCTGGAACCATCGTGGTGTTTATCGCCGCCGGGATCCTGATTGAGTTCAATCGTTTCTTCCCTGACTTGCTCTTCCACCCCATGCCCTAG
- a CDS encoding carbohydrate ABC transporter permease: MIRNGTGKTLVTYGLLLAIAFVMLLPLLWLVSTSLKAPTEDIFQYPPQLLPQQPTLENYAQVWQLAPFGRYLINSTIVAVLTVTLNLLFCSLAAYPLARLSFRGRDWILTSIIATILIPFQIVMIPLYVLTVQLGLRNSYLGLIFPAIASAFGIFLLRQAFLGVPKELEEAARIDGCSELGLWWHVMLPAIRPALITLAIFVFIGSWSDFLWPLIVLDPGSDYYTLPLGVASLEGVFSPDWRIIAAGSVLSILPILLLFAFLQRYIVPSEAGSGVKG, encoded by the coding sequence ATGATTCGCAACGGTACCGGAAAAACGCTAGTGACCTATGGCCTGCTGCTGGCGATCGCCTTCGTCATGCTCTTGCCCCTGCTGTGGCTGGTGAGCACCTCCCTCAAAGCGCCCACCGAGGACATCTTCCAGTACCCGCCCCAGCTTCTGCCGCAGCAGCCAACCCTCGAAAACTACGCCCAGGTGTGGCAGCTGGCCCCCTTTGGTCGCTACCTCATCAACAGCACCATCGTTGCGGTCCTGACAGTCACCCTGAATCTGCTGTTTTGTTCCCTGGCAGCCTATCCTTTGGCACGGCTCAGTTTTCGCGGGCGAGACTGGATCTTGACCTCGATCATTGCGACGATTTTGATTCCCTTTCAGATCGTCATGATTCCGCTGTACGTGCTCACCGTCCAGCTCGGCCTGCGCAACAGCTATCTAGGCCTGATTTTTCCGGCGATCGCCTCGGCCTTTGGCATCTTTCTGCTGCGGCAGGCGTTTTTGGGCGTCCCCAAGGAGCTCGAAGAAGCAGCCCGCATCGATGGCTGCTCTGAGCTGGGGCTGTGGTGGCACGTCATGCTGCCTGCTATTCGCCCAGCGCTGATTACCCTGGCAATTTTTGTGTTTATCGGCTCCTGGAGCGACTTTCTGTGGCCACTGATCGTTCTAGATCCGGGCTCAGACTACTACACCCTGCCCCTAGGTGTTGCCTCCCTAGAGGGCGTATTTTCCCCCGACTGGCGAATCATCGCTGCCGGGTCGGTGCTGTCAATCTTGCCGATTTTGCTGCTGTTCGCCTTTCTCCAGCGCTACATCGTCCCCTCGGAGGCCGGCAGCGGCGTCAAAGGCTGA
- the remA gene encoding extracellular matrix/biofilm regulator RemA — protein MDIKLINIGFGNIVSASRVVAIVSPESAPIKRIITDARDRGQLIDATYGRRTRAVIVTDSGHIVLSAIQPETVANRFVISKDGQHAED, from the coding sequence ATGGACATTAAGCTCATTAATATCGGCTTCGGGAATATCGTTTCGGCCAGTCGGGTCGTTGCCATCGTCAGCCCGGAGTCCGCCCCCATCAAGCGCATCATCACCGACGCCCGCGATCGCGGTCAGCTCATCGACGCCACCTACGGCCGCCGTACCCGCGCCGTCATCGTCACCGACTCCGGCCACATCGTGCTCTCTGCCATCCAGCCCGAGACCGTCGCCAACCGCTTTGTGATCAGCAAAGACGGTCAGCACGCAGAAGACTAA
- a CDS encoding GNAT family N-acetyltransferase has translation MGFWKSWFTSDSAATARTTPMEEKALEVLGDRAENASRIFFSTDREIDLYELEELCDAVGWARRPLRKVKKAIEHSFLVVSMWEQRGERRRLIGFSRATSDHAFNATIWDVVIHPNFQGKGLGKALMRHMIKKLRNEDISNITLFADPHVVDFYRTLGFMPDPEGIKGMFWYPD, from the coding sequence ATGGGTTTTTGGAAAAGCTGGTTCACTTCAGACTCCGCCGCAACGGCCAGGACGACTCCAATGGAAGAAAAGGCGCTCGAAGTGCTGGGCGATCGCGCTGAGAATGCTTCGAGAATTTTCTTCAGCACCGATCGAGAAATTGATCTCTACGAGCTCGAAGAGCTGTGTGATGCGGTAGGTTGGGCGCGCCGGCCCCTGCGGAAGGTCAAAAAGGCGATCGAACACAGCTTCCTCGTCGTTTCAATGTGGGAACAGCGGGGGGAACGGCGGCGCTTGATTGGGTTTTCCAGGGCAACGTCTGATCACGCGTTCAACGCCACGATTTGGGATGTGGTTATTCATCCCAACTTCCAGGGCAAAGGCCTGGGCAAGGCATTGATGCGGCACATGATTAAAAAGTTGCGCAACGAAGATATCAGCAACATTACCCTATTTGCCGATCCCCACGTGGTGGATTTTTACCGCACGTTGGGCTTTATGCCCGACCCGGAAGGTATCAAAGGAATGTTTTGGTATCCAGACTGA
- a CDS encoding photosystem I reaction center protein PsaF subunit III: protein MRRLFALVLVVFLWIGFAPPASADVAGLTPCGDSPAFLQRAKNATTPGAKARFERYAESQVLCGPEGLPHLIVDGRLDHAGEFLIPGLLFLYIAGWIGWAGRSYIIAIRKEGNPEEKEIIIDIPLALKLSLAALAWPATALKEILSGEIAAKNEEITVSPR from the coding sequence ATGCGGCGATTGTTTGCTCTCGTTCTAGTCGTTTTCCTCTGGATCGGGTTTGCGCCGCCCGCTTCGGCTGACGTGGCCGGACTGACCCCCTGTGGTGACTCCCCTGCCTTCCTTCAGCGGGCCAAAAACGCAACCACTCCAGGAGCCAAAGCGCGGTTCGAGCGTTATGCAGAGTCTCAGGTCCTCTGTGGCCCCGAAGGCCTGCCCCACCTCATCGTTGATGGTCGCCTCGACCACGCAGGTGAGTTTCTGATTCCGGGACTCCTGTTCCTCTACATTGCAGGTTGGATCGGCTGGGCTGGCCGTTCCTACATCATCGCCATTCGCAAGGAAGGCAACCCTGAAGAGAAGGAAATCATCATCGATATTCCTCTGGCTCTGAAGCTTTCCCTCGCTGCTCTGGCGTGGCCTGCTACCGCTCTCAAAGAGATCCTCTCTGGCGAGATTGCGGCGAAGAACGAAGAAATCACCGTTTCTCCTCGCTAG
- the tsaD gene encoding tRNA (adenosine(37)-N6)-threonylcarbamoyltransferase complex transferase subunit TsaD — translation MATVLALETSCDETSVAIVRDRSVCSNVVSSQIAVHQPYGGVVPEVASRRHVELINPAIAQAFQEAGLGWSDIDGIAATCAPGLVGALLVGLTAAKTLSMVHNKPFIGVHHLEGHIYASYLTEPTLEPPFLCLLVSGGHTSLIHVKDCGVYTQLGQTRDDAAGEAFDKVARLLKLGYPGGPVIDRLAKEGDPRAFPLPEGQISLPEGGYHPYDSSFSGLKTAVLRLTQKLQDEGPLPVADLAASFQRTVARSLTKRAIACAQDFGLSTIAVGGGVAANSGLRQHLQEAAAARGIRVLFPPMGFCTDNAAMIACAAADHLQRGHRSSLSLGAQSRLSIAEVMQLYVS, via the coding sequence ATGGCGACTGTTTTAGCTCTTGAAACTAGCTGTGATGAGACATCGGTGGCGATCGTTCGCGATCGCAGCGTTTGCAGTAATGTTGTCTCATCTCAGATCGCGGTGCATCAACCCTACGGTGGGGTGGTGCCGGAGGTGGCCTCTCGGCGGCACGTGGAGCTGATCAATCCGGCGATCGCCCAAGCGTTTCAAGAGGCGGGGCTAGGCTGGTCCGACATTGATGGGATCGCCGCCACCTGCGCGCCCGGCCTGGTGGGTGCCCTCTTGGTGGGCCTGACCGCCGCCAAAACTCTCTCCATGGTTCATAACAAGCCATTTATTGGCGTTCATCACCTGGAGGGGCACATTTATGCATCCTATCTCACAGAACCGACCCTAGAGCCGCCGTTTCTCTGTCTCTTGGTCTCGGGCGGCCACACTAGCTTGATCCACGTCAAGGACTGTGGCGTCTACACTCAGCTCGGCCAAACGCGGGATGATGCGGCCGGGGAAGCTTTTGATAAGGTGGCGCGTCTGCTGAAGCTGGGCTATCCCGGCGGGCCTGTGATTGACCGGTTGGCCAAGGAGGGCGATCCGCGAGCTTTTCCGCTGCCGGAGGGCCAAATTTCGCTGCCGGAGGGGGGATACCATCCCTACGACTCCAGCTTTAGCGGCCTCAAGACAGCGGTGCTGCGCCTGACCCAAAAGCTCCAGGACGAGGGCCCGCTGCCCGTGGCAGATTTGGCGGCGAGTTTCCAGCGGACGGTGGCGCGATCGCTCACCAAGCGGGCGATCGCCTGCGCCCAAGACTTTGGGCTCAGCACCATCGCCGTCGGCGGGGGCGTCGCGGCCAACAGCGGCCTGCGGCAACACCTCCAGGAGGCGGCCGCAGCGCGGGGCATTCGCGTCTTGTTCCCACCCATGGGCTTCTGTACCGATAACGCAGCCATGATCGCCTGTGCCGCCGCAGATCACCTCCAGCGGGGACACCGATCGTCCCTCAGCCTGGGCGCTCAGTCGCGCCTGTCGATCGCCGAGGTGATGCAGCTTTACGTTTCTTGA
- a CDS encoding Tic22 family protein translates to MKSLVRWTTTLGLIGATVMGSALSFATQVLALTDDEIVEKLQSAVAYTIADGNLTPLVASVPAEGGSGGAAKNVEVMGIFISRQDAEAFLNRLKTDNPQVGNQTRVIPIFLSDVYQLAMEQKDNPQPVAFRFIPTKSQTDAAASILRQSGQESNPDAVPLFAVRYGPNKGLIPMSFKQGEPEVIPLFFSAQEAQSVLNVVKQKQPEADIQVLSIDGVLQELRSKNDEWLEKVVFVMTPESRQYVQSQEFKNFVQSVQQQR, encoded by the coding sequence ATGAAATCACTCGTTCGTTGGACTACAACCTTAGGACTCATCGGAGCGACGGTGATGGGTTCAGCCCTCAGCTTCGCAACGCAAGTTTTGGCACTGACCGACGATGAGATTGTCGAAAAGCTTCAGAGCGCGGTCGCTTACACGATCGCCGACGGGAATCTGACGCCGCTAGTGGCTTCTGTGCCCGCCGAAGGTGGCAGCGGCGGTGCGGCGAAGAATGTTGAGGTGATGGGCATTTTTATCAGCCGCCAAGATGCCGAAGCGTTTCTCAATCGCCTCAAGACCGACAATCCTCAAGTGGGTAACCAAACGCGCGTTATTCCTATTTTCCTCAGCGATGTTTATCAGCTGGCAATGGAGCAAAAAGATAACCCTCAGCCGGTTGCCTTCCGCTTTATTCCGACCAAGAGTCAGACCGATGCTGCTGCATCGATCCTGCGCCAAAGTGGTCAGGAGTCCAATCCGGATGCAGTGCCTCTTTTTGCAGTGCGCTACGGCCCCAATAAGGGTCTGATTCCGATGAGCTTTAAGCAGGGCGAGCCGGAGGTGATTCCGCTGTTCTTTAGCGCTCAGGAAGCTCAGAGCGTGCTGAATGTCGTCAAGCAAAAACAGCCAGAAGCTGACATTCAAGTGCTCAGCATTGATGGCGTTTTGCAGGAGTTGCGCAGCAAGAATGACGAGTGGCTCGAGAAGGTGGTGTTTGTGATGACGCCGGAGTCACGTCAGTATGTGCAGTCCCAGGAGTTCAAGAACTTTGTGCAGTCGGTGCAGCAGCAGCGATAG
- a CDS encoding photosystem I reaction center subunit XI, translating to MTIDVVKPAGDPQVGHLATPISASGFTKALINNLPAYRAGLSPNRRGLEVGMAHGYLLFGPFALLGPLRDSDVPYLAGLLGAIGLVVILTICLSLYGSVGVGKPIATVTTPNPPADLGSSEGWSEFASGFLIGGIGGALFAYALTANLGLLQNISGNLFN from the coding sequence ATGACGATTGATGTTGTCAAGCCCGCTGGTGATCCCCAGGTTGGTCATCTGGCCACCCCCATCAGCGCTTCTGGCTTCACCAAAGCCCTCATCAATAACCTGCCTGCTTACCGGGCTGGCCTTTCGCCCAACCGTCGGGGTCTAGAAGTTGGCATGGCCCACGGCTACCTGCTGTTTGGCCCCTTTGCGCTCCTGGGACCGCTGCGGGACTCTGATGTGCCCTACCTGGCTGGTTTGCTGGGCGCGATCGGCTTGGTGGTGATCCTCACCATCTGCCTGTCGCTGTACGGCAGCGTTGGCGTGGGCAAGCCCATCGCCACCGTGACCACCCCCAATCCCCCGGCGGATCTGGGCAGCAGCGAAGGCTGGAGCGAGTTTGCGAGCGGCTTCTTGATCGGCGGCATCGGCGGTGCGCTGTTTGCGTATGCCTTGACCGCGAACTTGGGTCTGCTGCAAAACATCTCTGGCAACCTATTTAACTAA
- a CDS encoding DUF4332 domain-containing protein, protein MTQSSSARSVRSLDWSLDQLPGLDAQAQALLRDRGILTTLQLLKAAQTSPQKIQLAQIARVPVNAVIKWVALADLARVPDVGCVFCGLLLHAGIASVTQLAQTPPHRLTQQILRLQVAMMQRRDLCPSVNEVTRWVQQARSLSPVR, encoded by the coding sequence ATGACGCAATCTTCTTCTGCTCGCTCTGTGCGATCGCTGGATTGGTCCCTCGATCAGCTGCCGGGCCTCGATGCCCAGGCCCAAGCCCTGCTGCGCGATCGCGGCATCCTCACCACGCTACAGCTGCTGAAGGCCGCCCAGACCTCACCCCAAAAAATTCAGCTGGCCCAGATAGCGCGAGTACCCGTGAACGCTGTCATCAAATGGGTTGCTCTGGCAGATTTGGCGCGGGTGCCCGACGTCGGCTGCGTCTTCTGTGGCTTGCTGCTCCACGCCGGCATTGCCTCCGTCACCCAGCTGGCCCAAACGCCTCCCCATCGCCTGACCCAGCAAATTCTGCGGCTCCAGGTGGCGATGATGCAGCGCCGCGATCTGTGCCCATCGGTCAACGAGGTCACCCGCTGGGTCCAACAGGCGCGATCGCTCTCTCCCGTGCGATGA
- the prmC gene encoding peptide chain release factor N(5)-glutamine methyltransferase, with product MANQQRSSHPASGGGLGGEDWQHQISGQALAAWRSQAQQAAAAAGVPTGEVDWFLQAIARVDPLALRLGTLGDRAAIAAKFSLEELEQRWKQRVQERVPVQYLVGLAPWRHFWLEVSPAVLIPRPETELIIDLVVQAVEGTAATRGHWADLGTGSGAIALGLAEALPQAHIHAVDTSPAAIAIAQRNAERYFMGDRVQFHQGSWLEPLGPGRGQLAGVVSNPPYIPSAIVPTLQPEVVQHEPSLALDGGPDGLDCIRHLAESAPAYLEPGGLWVVEMMAGQGEAIAALLADLGTYRDIRIERDLAGHDRFAIARRV from the coding sequence ATGGCGAACCAGCAGCGTTCTTCACACCCAGCTTCTGGGGGCGGCTTGGGCGGTGAGGATTGGCAGCATCAAATTTCGGGCCAAGCGCTGGCAGCGTGGCGATCGCAGGCCCAGCAGGCGGCCGCAGCGGCGGGCGTCCCGACTGGAGAGGTTGACTGGTTTTTGCAGGCGATCGCCCGCGTCGATCCGTTGGCGCTGCGCCTGGGGACCCTGGGCGATCGCGCGGCCATTGCCGCCAAGTTTTCCCTGGAGGAGCTAGAGCAGCGATGGAAGCAGCGGGTCCAAGAGCGGGTACCGGTGCAGTATTTGGTCGGTTTGGCGCCGTGGCGGCACTTTTGGCTGGAGGTGTCGCCGGCTGTGCTGATTCCTCGTCCCGAGACCGAGCTGATCATTGATCTGGTGGTGCAGGCGGTGGAGGGGACTGCGGCGACGCGCGGGCACTGGGCAGACCTGGGAACGGGCAGCGGGGCGATCGCCCTCGGTTTGGCAGAGGCACTTCCCCAGGCTCACATTCACGCAGTGGACACGAGTCCCGCAGCGATCGCGATCGCCCAGCGCAACGCAGAGCGGTATTTTATGGGCGATCGCGTGCAGTTTCATCAGGGGTCTTGGCTGGAACCGCTGGGGCCGGGGCGGGGCCAGCTCGCAGGCGTCGTCTCCAATCCTCCCTACATTCCCAGCGCCATCGTGCCGACGCTCCAGCCCGAGGTCGTACAGCATGAGCCTTCCCTGGCCCTCGATGGAGGGCCTGACGGTCTCGACTGCATTCGCCATTTGGCCGAGAGCGCTCCGGCCTATCTCGAACCCGGCGGTCTCTGGGTCGTGGAGATGATGGCGGGCCAGGGAGAGGCGATCGCCGCGCTGCTGGCAGACTTGGGAACCTACCGGGATATTCGGATCGAACGGGACCTCGCGGGGCATGACCGATTTGCGATCGCCCGGCGAGTTTGA
- a CDS encoding ABC transporter substrate-binding protein: MTRARIGRFNLWMVLAAGWMSRARGGRSRWTRLGAIATLAIMVAGCEGGTGSGGGLKIGTLLPITGDLAQYGQPMEDSARLLVETVNACGGVLEQPITLITADDETDPARGTTAMAKLAEVDRVAAVIGAASSAVSSATVDIAVRNRVLQISPASTSPVFTERAQKGDFQGYWFRTAPPDTFQGEAIAQLAKKRNYQRVSVLAINNDYGNGLVDSFVSSFQAIDGKLQGQPTRYAPDTASFTSEVSAAFQGDPDAVLLVAYPETGSLILKTAYQQGLLNGETPVIATDGMKDNNIAELVGAGSDGKLIAAGLSGTAPSAGGPALQAFRDRYQQKYSRQPSVYDPNTWDAGALIVLAAEAAKSTEGSAIKDKVAEVANAPGQEVSDVCEALRLVREGQDVNYQGASGVVDFDAQGDVTGTYDVWSVTDQGRLTVTDQVVVGGES; encoded by the coding sequence ATGACGCGCGCAAGGATTGGTAGATTCAACCTTTGGATGGTTTTGGCGGCGGGCTGGATGTCGCGCGCACGGGGCGGGCGATCGCGCTGGACACGTCTGGGGGCGATCGCGACCCTAGCCATTATGGTAGCGGGTTGCGAAGGCGGCACGGGCTCTGGTGGCGGTCTCAAAATTGGTACACTGCTGCCCATTACGGGGGACCTCGCCCAGTATGGCCAGCCTATGGAAGACAGCGCTCGTCTCCTGGTCGAAACGGTCAATGCCTGTGGCGGGGTGCTAGAGCAGCCCATCACTCTAATTACGGCGGATGACGAGACGGATCCGGCACGGGGCACGACGGCCATGGCCAAGCTGGCGGAGGTCGATCGGGTGGCGGCCGTGATTGGGGCGGCCTCTAGCGCGGTGTCTAGCGCCACGGTGGATATCGCGGTCCGCAACCGAGTGCTCCAAATTTCTCCGGCCAGCACGAGTCCTGTCTTCACAGAGCGGGCTCAAAAAGGCGACTTCCAGGGCTACTGGTTCCGCACTGCGCCGCCGGACACCTTCCAGGGAGAGGCGATCGCCCAGTTGGCTAAAAAGCGCAACTATCAGCGAGTTTCGGTACTGGCTATCAATAATGACTATGGCAACGGTCTCGTAGATTCCTTTGTGTCCTCTTTCCAGGCCATCGACGGCAAGCTCCAGGGGCAGCCGACCCGCTACGCTCCCGACACGGCCAGCTTTACCTCTGAGGTGAGCGCTGCGTTTCAGGGCGACCCCGATGCTGTCTTATTGGTTGCCTACCCCGAGACGGGCAGCCTGATCCTCAAGACGGCCTATCAGCAGGGCCTCTTGAACGGCGAGACCCCGGTGATCGCAACCGATGGCATGAAAGACAATAATATTGCCGAGCTGGTCGGGGCTGGCTCTGATGGTAAGCTGATCGCCGCGGGCCTGAGCGGGACGGCGCCCAGCGCTGGCGGGCCTGCGCTCCAGGCCTTTCGCGATCGCTATCAGCAAAAGTACAGCCGTCAGCCCAGCGTCTACGACCCAAATACTTGGGACGCGGGTGCCTTGATTGTTTTGGCTGCCGAGGCCGCAAAGTCAACCGAAGGCTCGGCCATCAAAGACAAGGTTGCAGAAGTCGCCAACGCGCCGGGCCAAGAAGTCTCGGACGTCTGCGAAGCGCTCCGACTGGTGCGGGAAGGCCAGGACGTCAACTATCAAGGGGCCAGCGGTGTGGTCGACTTTGATGCCCAGGGGGACGTGACCGGCACCTATGACGTGTGGAGCGTGACCGATCAGGGCCGTCTGACGGTGACCGACCAGGTCGTGGTCGGCGGCGAGTCCTAG
- the gmk gene encoding guanylate kinase, protein MEERMGHGKLIVFTGPSGVGKGTLLRVLLRSHPDLYFSVSATTRAPRPGEVDGKHYYFVERSAFERMAAEGELLEWAEFAGNYYGTPRQPVLEQIRQGRSVILEIELEGARQVRQTFPEAIQVFILPPSVDELETRIRGRGQDSESAIVRRLARAQEEIEAADEFDIQIVNDDFDQALAELEAALFNSNCREPDLAAT, encoded by the coding sequence ATGGAAGAGCGCATGGGACACGGCAAACTCATTGTTTTCACAGGACCGAGCGGCGTCGGCAAAGGAACTCTGCTGCGGGTCCTCCTCCGGTCTCATCCAGATTTGTACTTCTCAGTGTCTGCAACCACTCGCGCTCCGAGGCCGGGCGAGGTCGATGGCAAACACTACTACTTTGTTGAGCGGTCTGCTTTCGAGCGCATGGCCGCCGAAGGCGAGCTCCTCGAATGGGCCGAATTTGCGGGCAACTACTATGGCACCCCGCGCCAGCCAGTGCTTGAGCAGATTCGCCAGGGTCGCTCAGTCATCCTCGAGATCGAGCTTGAAGGCGCGCGCCAAGTTCGTCAGACCTTCCCCGAAGCGATCCAGGTCTTCATTTTGCCGCCATCCGTGGATGAGCTAGAGACGCGCATTCGCGGCCGCGGCCAGGATTCCGAAAGCGCCATCGTCCGGCGACTGGCTCGGGCCCAGGAAGAAATTGAAGCGGCAGACGAATTCGATATTCAGATCGTCAATGATGATTTTGACCAAGCTCTAGCCGAGCTCGAGGCCGCGCTGTTTAACTCAAACTGCCGCGAGCCTGATCTAGCGGCGACCTAG